The following coding sequences lie in one Gadus morhua chromosome 20, gadMor3.0, whole genome shotgun sequence genomic window:
- the b3galt1b gene encoding beta-1,3-galactosyltransferase 1 encodes MPSKVSCLYLLTVVCWASALWYLSISRPSSTYVGQMHIPIRKAPKPPRNETFSNIHTRPLNPHAFRFVINEPKKCEEVPPFLVILISTTHKEFDARQAIRETWGDEGSFGDVRIVTLFLLGRNTDAILNQMVEQESQIFHDIVVEDFVDSYHNLTLKTMMGMRWVSTYCPKAQYILKTDSDIFVNMDNLIYKLLKPTTKPRRRYFTGYVINGGPIRDMRSKWYMPRDLYPDSKYPPFCSGTGYVFSADVAELIFKTSLHTRLIHLEDVYVGLCLRKLGVHPYQNSGFNHWKMAYSLCRYRRVFTVHQISPEEMHRIWNDMSSKKHLRC; translated from the coding sequence ATGCCTTCCAAGGTCTCGTGTTTGTACCTTCTGACGGTGGTCTGCTGGGCGAGTGCTCTGTGGTATCTGAGCATCTCGCGCCCGTCCTCCACCTACGTGGGCCAGATGCACATCCCAATCCGCAAGGCCCCGAAGCCGCCCAGGAACGAGACCTTCAGCAACATCCACACGCGGCCCCTCAACCCCCACGCCTTCCGCTTCGTCATCAACGAGCCAAAGAAGTGCGAGGAGGTTCCCCCCTTCCTGGTGATcctcatcagcaccacccacaagGAGTTTGACGCCCGGCAGGCCATCCGGGAGACCTGGGGCGACGAGGGCTCCTTCGGCGACGTCCGCATCGTCACGCTCTTCCTGCTGGGCAGGAACACTGACGCTATCCTGAACCAGATGGTGGAGCAGGAGAGCCAGATCTTCCACGACATCGTGGTGGAGGACTTCGTGGACTCGTACCACAACCTGACGCTGAAGACCATGATGGGCATGCGCTGGGTGTCCACCTACTGCCCCAAGGCCCAGTACATCCTGAAGACAGACAGCGACATCTTCGTCAACATGGACAACCTTATCTACAAGCTCCTCAAGCCCACCACCAAGCCCCGGCGGAGGTACTTCACAGGCTACGTCATCAACGGGGGTCCGATCCGGGACATGCGCAGTAAGTGGTACATGCCCAGGGACCTGTACCCGGACAGCAAGTACCCGCCCTTCTGCTCGGGCACGGGCTACGTGTTCTCGGCGGACGTGGCCGAACTTATCTTCAAGACTTCGCTGCACACCAGGCTGATCCACCTGGAGGACGTGTACGTTGGCCTGTGTCTGCGCAAGCTGGGCGTCCATCCGTACCAGAACAGTGGCTTCAACCACTGGAAGATGGCGTACAGTCTGTGCCGGTACCGCCGCGTCTTCACCGTCCACCAGATCTCCCCGGAGGAGATGCACCGCATCTGGAATGACATGTCAAGCAAGAAGCACCTGCGATGTTAG